One region of Primulina tabacum isolate GXHZ01 chromosome 17, ASM2559414v2, whole genome shotgun sequence genomic DNA includes:
- the LOC142531111 gene encoding kinase-interacting family protein-like gives MVAKAEKTGGGGRDAVASAAAGPRRTRSFNNKPSWLLCSIADFDDRMKLMLTRKTPKENSAAAGDSFAARANSYYHERPQLLALLQDLYNGYLSLADRYCQALAKNQQKHQHSRGSSPAPSLKLDGTSLIDEGDTGEVIDSDAESSLSFQPPSVSVVQAKENDADLMIADLVIKTVEYEIVLSELALAEKRSGETMRKMDLQKNLLDVLDSERLILLNDNAMLGYRVAALVEENKGLASESLFLKRKAAELARCVLKSREDNRVCMLSRKIEDLQGQIYGLEKRNKDYYERIMKQEKKSEVKTTKNKEGEQVTLEDFFEAHVGGIGVAGFMNCFPVNVKKVGDQNQNPGVEGEGGGGRVSKLWDKVKKFDSFLCGPRFNSATC, from the exons ATGGTAGCAAAGGCTGAGAAAACTGGCGGCGGCGGCAGAGACGCGGTCGCTAGTGCTGCTGCGGGGCCACGGCGGACCAGAAGTTTCAACAACAAGCCCTCTTGGCTTCTTTGCTCCATTGCTG ACTTTGACGATCGGATGAAGCTGATGCTGACACGCAAAACACCAAAAGAAAACAGTGCTGCTGCTGGTGACAGTTTTGCGGCAAGAGCCAATTCTTACTACCATGAACGCCCACAGTTACTGGCTTTACTGCAGGATTTGTATAATGGTTACCTCTCGTTGGCCGACCGATACTGTCAGGCACTTGCCAAGAACCAACAGAAACACCAGCACAGCCGAGGCTCGTCCCCAGCTCCTTCACTGAAACTTGATGGAACTTCGTTGATTGATGAAGGAGATACCGGAGAAGTCATTGATTCAGATGCTGAAAGTTCGCTGTCGTTCCAGCCTCCGAGTGTATCCGTCGTACAAGCAAAAGAGAATGATGCTGATTTGATGATTGCAGACTTGGTAATAAAGACGGTGGAATATGAGATTGTTTTGAGTGAACTTGCATTAGCAGAGAAGAGGTCTGGTGAGACAATGAGGAAAATGGATCTGCAGAAGAACCTGTTGGATGTGCTGGATTCAGAACGGTTGATTCTGCTGAACGACAATGCTATGTTGGGGTATAGAGTGGCTGCATTGGTGGAAGAGAACAAAGGATTGGCTTCTGAATCACTCTTTTTGAAAAGGAAGGCTGCTGAGCTTGCAAGGTGTGTATTGAAGTCAAGGGAGGATAACAGGGTTTGCATGCTGAGCCGGAAAATCGAGGATCTACAGGGGCAGATTTACGGGTTGGAGAAGAGGAACAAGGACTATTATGAGAGGATTATgaaacaagaaaagaaaagCGAGGTGAAGACAACAAAAAATAAGGAGGGGGAACAGGTGACTTTGGAAGACTTCTTCGAAGCTCATGTTGGAGGTATCGGTGTTGCGGGTTTCATGAATTGTTTTCCTGTAAATGTGAAAAAGGTTGGTGATCAGAATCAAAATCCTGGGGTTGAAGGTGAAGGTGGCGGTGGCAGGGTTTCTAAGTTGTGGGATAAGGTCAAGAAGTTTGACTCCTTTCTCTGTGGTCCTCGCTTCAATTCTGCTACTTGCTGA